Proteins encoded by one window of Erysipelothrix rhusiopathiae:
- the rpsS gene encoding 30S ribosomal protein S19 translates to MSRSLKKGPFCDLHLMNKVEKLNAESKKEVIKTWSRRSTIFPQFVEHTFAVHNGKEHVPVFVTEDMVGHKLGEFVPTRRYTGHAADKKAGR, encoded by the coding sequence ATGAGTCGTAGTTTAAAAAAAGGACCATTTTGTGATCTTCATTTAATGAACAAAGTTGAAAAACTAAATGCAGAAAGCAAAAAAGAAGTAATTAAAACATGGTCACGCCGTTCAACTATTTTCCCTCAATTCGTTGAGCATACGTTTGCGGTGCATAATGGTAAGGAACACGTTCCAGTGTTTGTTACTGAAGACATGGTAGGACATAAATTAGGTGAGTTCGTACCAACACGTCGTTATACAGGTCACGCAGCTGACAAGAAGGCGGGTCGTTAA
- the rpmC gene encoding 50S ribosomal protein L29, translating into MTTVKEIREKNDADLLVEIDALKEELFDLRFQQAIGQLENPARLREIRKTIARIKTVITERELSDNK; encoded by the coding sequence ATGACAACAGTAAAAGAAATCCGTGAAAAAAATGACGCTGATTTATTAGTTGAAATTGATGCTTTAAAGGAAGAGTTATTTGATTTACGTTTCCAACAAGCAATTGGTCAACTTGAAAATCCTGCTCGATTAAGAGAAATCCGTAAAACGATTGCTCGGATTAAGACAGTGATCACTGAGCGCGAGCTTAGTGACAATAAGTAG
- the rplW gene encoding 50S ribosomal protein L23, with the protein MKRNPRDIIVRPIITEKTVAMQQNDNKVTFEVAKGSNKIEIRQAIEEIFNVKVEKINVINVLPRKKRVGRYEGQTKAVRKAIVKLAEGSKIEVL; encoded by the coding sequence ATGAAACGTAACCCTAGAGATATTATTGTTCGTCCAATTATTACTGAGAAAACAGTAGCGATGCAACAAAACGATAACAAAGTTACTTTTGAAGTAGCTAAAGGATCAAACAAAATCGAAATTCGTCAAGCTATCGAAGAAATTTTCAATGTTAAAGTTGAAAAAATCAACGTTATCAACGTTTTACCACGTAAAAAACGTGTAGGACGTTACGAAGGACAAACTAAAGCAGTTCGCAAAGCAATCGTGAAACTTGCTGAAGGTTCAAAAATCGAAGTTCTTTAA
- the rpsN gene encoding 30S ribosomal protein S14, whose product MAKKSKIAREKQRQEIVDRYAEKRAELKAKGDYEGLQKLPRNASPVRLHNRDMVDGRPHGYLRKYGMSRIRFREAAHKGQIPGVKKASW is encoded by the coding sequence ATGGCTAAGAAATCAAAAATCGCTCGTGAAAAACAACGTCAAGAGATCGTAGATCGCTACGCAGAAAAACGTGCTGAATTAAAAGCCAAAGGTGACTACGAAGGACTTCAAAAACTTCCTCGTAATGCATCACCTGTACGTCTTCACAACCGCGATATGGTTGACGGACGCCCTCACGGATACTTACGTAAATACGGTATGTCTCGTATTCGCTTCCGCGAAGCTGCTCATAAAGGGCAAATTCCAGGCGTTAAAAAGGCAAGCTGGTAG
- the rplV gene encoding 50S ribosomal protein L22 translates to MEVKAIVKTVRVTPRKARLVLDEIRGLDVDHAAAILRYTPNSASKVIAKVLDSAIANATNNHQLDEEKLYISACYADEGVTMKRFRPRAKGSAAPIMKRTSHITVVVSERA, encoded by the coding sequence ATGGAAGTAAAAGCTATAGTTAAAACAGTTCGTGTTACTCCACGTAAAGCACGTCTTGTTCTAGATGAAATTCGTGGACTTGATGTTGATCATGCAGCAGCTATCTTAAGATATACACCTAATTCTGCTTCAAAAGTAATCGCTAAAGTCTTAGACTCAGCAATTGCAAATGCAACAAATAATCATCAATTAGATGAAGAAAAACTTTACATCTCAGCATGCTATGCTGACGAAGGTGTAACAATGAAGCGTTTCAGACCTCGTGCTAAAGGTTCTGCAGCGCCAATCATGAAGCGTACAAGCCACATCACTGTTGTGGTTTCGGAACGCGCCTAA
- the secY gene encoding preprotein translocase subunit SecY — protein sequence MRFFTDLFKNKEIRIRIIFTLALLLIYRLGTVIPVPNVDSVKVAGSMASELNSNTLVGMMNILGGGFIQSFSIFALGVGPYITASIIIQLLSMDVIPYLTELTKSGQKGKLQLDRITRYLGVVLAYVQAIGIISLLNNQHKILLSSTVADYFFMGTVMAAGTMFLLWLGDQITQKGVGNGLSMIIFAGIVSNLPSQFKGAFAEMTKGGTTMGFVWCAVYVLLYLAIIILVIYMNGAVRKISIQYTSNVGGTTRGKSMNHLPLMINSASVIPVIFAGAIMQAPVIVMSWINQNSGFYKFMTTTMSLQQPVGLIVYALLIIAFTFFYTHLQVDPEKISEDFGKNGSYIPGVRPGKDTKNYISTILNRITVLGSLFLTFVALLPHVLPMITRGAIPASTAIGGTGIIIVVGVALETVKELEGRMTQRSYKGLFNK from the coding sequence ATGAGATTTTTTACTGATTTATTCAAAAATAAAGAAATCAGAATAAGAATCATTTTCACACTTGCATTGTTATTGATTTATCGACTAGGAACAGTTATTCCTGTTCCTAACGTCGATAGCGTTAAAGTCGCAGGATCAATGGCAAGCGAACTAAACTCAAATACATTAGTTGGAATGATGAATATTCTTGGTGGAGGGTTTATCCAATCATTTTCAATTTTCGCTCTAGGTGTAGGACCTTACATTACCGCATCAATTATTATCCAATTGTTATCAATGGATGTTATACCATATTTAACTGAGTTAACGAAATCTGGTCAAAAGGGTAAATTACAACTTGACCGAATTACACGTTATCTTGGAGTGGTATTAGCATACGTTCAAGCGATTGGAATTATTAGCTTACTCAACAATCAACATAAGATTTTGTTGAGTAGTACTGTAGCGGACTACTTCTTTATGGGAACTGTAATGGCTGCGGGAACAATGTTCCTTCTATGGCTTGGTGATCAAATCACTCAAAAGGGTGTAGGTAATGGATTATCAATGATTATTTTCGCAGGTATCGTATCAAATCTTCCAAGTCAATTTAAAGGCGCTTTCGCTGAAATGACTAAGGGTGGTACAACTATGGGCTTTGTATGGTGTGCAGTATATGTACTTCTATACTTAGCGATTATTATTCTTGTTATTTATATGAACGGTGCCGTTCGTAAAATTTCAATTCAATATACATCAAACGTAGGTGGAACTACACGTGGTAAGAGTATGAACCATTTGCCATTAATGATTAACTCTGCATCAGTTATTCCAGTAATTTTTGCTGGAGCAATTATGCAAGCACCAGTTATTGTAATGAGTTGGATTAACCAAAATAGTGGTTTCTATAAATTCATGACAACAACAATGAGCTTACAACAACCTGTAGGATTAATTGTCTATGCATTATTAATAATTGCATTCACATTCTTCTACACTCACTTACAAGTTGACCCTGAAAAAATATCAGAGGACTTCGGTAAGAATGGATCTTACATCCCAGGTGTTCGCCCGGGTAAAGATACAAAAAATTACATTAGTACAATTTTAAATCGTATTACGGTTTTAGGATCGTTATTCCTAACGTTTGTAGCACTACTCCCTCATGTGTTACCAATGATTACACGAGGAGCAATTCCAGCAAGTACAGCAATCGGTGGTACTGGTATCATCATCGTTGTCGGAGTTGCACTTGAAACAGTTAAAGAACTTGAGGGTCGTATGACACAACGTTCATATAAAGGTTTATTTAACAAATAA
- the rplF gene encoding 50S ribosomal protein L6, whose amino-acid sequence MSRIGNKTITIPAGVEVELKAGNEVTVKGPKGTLTRQFSELYEIEINGSEINVKRPNDSKKVKQLHGTTRSLIANMITGVSEGFTKSLELVGIGYRASKSDNKLVLNVGYSHPIEFELEDGVDIEVPSATAINITGVDKQRVGEWAANIRATRKPEPYLGKGIKYKNEVIRRKEGKTAAKK is encoded by the coding sequence ATGTCACGTATCGGAAATAAAACGATTACCATTCCGGCAGGCGTTGAAGTCGAATTAAAAGCTGGCAATGAGGTGACAGTAAAAGGTCCTAAGGGAACTTTAACACGTCAGTTCAGTGAGCTTTACGAAATCGAAATCAACGGAAGCGAAATTAACGTTAAACGCCCGAATGATTCAAAAAAAGTTAAACAATTACATGGTACTACACGATCACTAATCGCTAACATGATTACTGGAGTAAGTGAAGGATTCACTAAATCTCTAGAATTAGTTGGTATCGGGTATCGTGCATCTAAGTCAGATAACAAGTTAGTCTTGAATGTTGGATACTCACATCCAATCGAGTTTGAACTAGAAGATGGTGTAGATATCGAAGTACCTAGCGCAACAGCTATTAACATCACAGGTGTTGATAAACAACGCGTTGGAGAATGGGCAGCAAACATTCGTGCTACTCGTAAACCTGAACCATATCTCGGTAAAGGTATTAAATACAAGAATGAAGTTATCCGTCGCAAAGAGGGTAAAACAGCAGCTAAGAAATAG
- a CDS encoding adenylate kinase produces MNLLIMGPAGSGKGTMSAHIVELFNVAHISTGDMFREAISNATPVGIEAKSYIDQGKLVPDEVTDRMVKERISKDDCLNGYLLDGYPRNLHQAEALEVMSNDINRPIDLVINLEVEYEELVNRITGRRLCKDCGAIYHIDNNPPKVESKCDICGGELYQRSDDNEEKLQVRFEEYINQTKPVIDYYREKGLVRDVNASQPAENVMNEIKNILEAVK; encoded by the coding sequence ATGAATTTATTAATCATGGGTCCTGCTGGTAGTGGTAAAGGTACAATGTCAGCGCATATTGTTGAATTGTTCAATGTTGCTCACATTTCAACTGGAGATATGTTTAGAGAAGCTATCTCAAATGCTACTCCAGTTGGAATCGAAGCAAAATCTTATATTGATCAAGGAAAACTTGTGCCTGACGAAGTAACCGACCGCATGGTAAAAGAGCGTATCTCAAAAGATGATTGCTTGAATGGTTACTTATTGGATGGATATCCACGTAACTTACATCAAGCAGAAGCACTTGAGGTAATGTCAAATGATATTAACCGCCCTATTGATTTAGTAATCAATCTTGAGGTAGAATATGAGGAGCTTGTAAATCGAATTACAGGCCGTCGTCTATGTAAAGATTGTGGTGCAATCTATCATATTGACAATAATCCACCTAAAGTAGAATCTAAATGTGATATTTGCGGTGGAGAACTATACCAACGAAGCGATGACAATGAAGAAAAACTTCAAGTCCGTTTTGAAGAGTATATTAACCAAACAAAACCAGTTATCGATTATTATCGTGAAAAAGGTTTAGTTCGTGACGTTAATGCATCTCAACCTGCAGAAAATGTTATGAATGAGATAAAAAACATCTTGGAGGCGGTTAAATGA
- the rpsE gene encoding 30S ribosomal protein S5, translating into MNRKPRREQREQEFEERVVVINRVTKVVKGGRRFRFAALVVVGDKKGRVGFGTGKANEVPDAIRKGVEAAKKNLINVKMINGTLPHANTGKFGAGEVFVRPAAEGTGVIAGGAIRDVMELAGVTDVLTKCIGSRTPINMVRATFEALESMKTVDEVASLREIKVEDVR; encoded by the coding sequence ATGAATCGTAAACCTAGAAGAGAACAACGTGAACAAGAATTCGAAGAACGCGTTGTTGTCATCAATCGTGTAACTAAAGTTGTTAAGGGTGGTCGTCGTTTCCGCTTCGCTGCTCTAGTTGTAGTTGGTGACAAAAAAGGTCGCGTCGGTTTCGGAACAGGTAAAGCCAACGAAGTTCCAGATGCAATCCGCAAGGGTGTTGAAGCCGCAAAGAAAAACTTAATTAACGTTAAGATGATTAACGGAACATTGCCACACGCTAACACAGGAAAATTTGGTGCCGGAGAAGTATTTGTACGTCCTGCAGCAGAAGGTACTGGAGTTATTGCTGGTGGAGCAATTCGTGACGTTATGGAGTTAGCAGGAGTTACTGACGTGCTAACAAAATGTATTGGTTCACGTACACCAATCAACATGGTTCGTGCAACATTTGAAGCACTTGAATCAATGAAAACTGTTGATGAAGTTGCGAGTTTAAGAGAAATCAAAGTCGAAGACGTACGATAG
- the rpsQ gene encoding 30S ribosomal protein S17 → MERNKRKVYRGTVVSDAMDKTVVVEVKTSKRHPLYGKRVNYSKKFKAHDETNEIKVGDIVEIMETRPLSATKFCRVTKLVEKAEVL, encoded by the coding sequence ATGGAAAGAAACAAGCGCAAAGTTTACCGTGGTACTGTTGTATCTGATGCAATGGATAAAACGGTAGTAGTAGAAGTAAAAACGTCAAAACGTCATCCATTGTATGGAAAACGTGTAAACTATTCAAAAAAATTCAAGGCTCATGATGAAACTAATGAAATCAAAGTTGGAGATATTGTTGAAATTATGGAAACTCGTCCATTATCAGCAACTAAATTCTGCCGCGTAACTAAATTAGTTGAAAAAGCCGAAGTATTGTAG
- the rplO gene encoding 50S ribosomal protein L15 yields MKLHELKYNEGARQDRKRLGRGQGSGTGKTSGKGHKGQNARSGGGVALGFEGGQTPLFKRIPKRGFKNVNRVDYAVVNLSSLNVFEDGTEVTIEALLEKGIIKKTLDGVKILGQGELEKKLVVKANAFSKSAVESIEKLGGKAEVI; encoded by the coding sequence ATGAAATTACATGAATTAAAATACAATGAAGGTGCACGCCAAGATCGTAAACGTCTTGGTCGTGGACAAGGTTCAGGAACTGGTAAGACATCAGGAAAAGGTCACAAGGGTCAAAATGCTCGTAGTGGCGGTGGTGTTGCACTAGGATTTGAGGGTGGTCAAACACCATTGTTCAAACGTATTCCTAAACGCGGTTTCAAAAATGTTAACCGTGTGGACTACGCAGTTGTTAACTTAAGTTCATTAAACGTATTTGAAGACGGAACTGAAGTTACAATTGAAGCACTTTTAGAAAAAGGAATTATCAAAAAAACACTTGACGGAGTTAAAATCTTAGGTCAAGGTGAATTAGAGAAAAAATTAGTTGTTAAAGCTAACGCATTCTCAAAATCAGCAGTTGAAAGTATTGAAAAATTAGGTGGAAAAGCAGAGGTAATCTAA
- the rplP gene encoding 50S ribosomal protein L16: MLMPKRTKYRKPHRLSYEGRSKAGRTVAFGEYGLVAESGNYVSNRQIESARIAMTRYMKRGGKVWIKIFPHLAITKKPLEVRMGSGKGAPEGWVAVVKPGRVMFEIAGVPEEVAREAFRLASHKLAVKTRFVKKGEEEQV, translated from the coding sequence ATGTTAATGCCAAAACGTACAAAATATAGAAAACCACATCGTCTTTCATACGAGGGACGTTCAAAAGCTGGACGTACTGTTGCTTTTGGAGAATACGGTTTGGTTGCTGAATCAGGAAACTATGTAAGTAACCGTCAAATCGAATCTGCTCGTATTGCAATGACTCGTTATATGAAACGTGGTGGGAAAGTTTGGATTAAAATCTTCCCTCACTTAGCAATCACTAAAAAACCATTAGAAGTTCGAATGGGTTCTGGTAAAGGTGCACCTGAAGGTTGGGTAGCAGTTGTTAAGCCAGGTCGAGTAATGTTTGAAATTGCTGGAGTACCTGAAGAAGTAGCACGCGAAGCGTTCCGCTTAGCTTCACACAAACTAGCAGTTAAAACTCGATTTGTTAAAAAGGGAGAGGAGGAACAAGTATGA
- the rplN gene encoding 50S ribosomal protein L14: protein MIQNESRCKVADNTGAKEILVIRCLGGSRRRSASIGDIVVGTVKHAIPGGTVKKGDVVKAVVVRTKYGVRRENGSYISFDDNAVVILKDDMTPRGTRIFGPVARELREYNFMKIVSLAPEVL from the coding sequence ATGATACAAAATGAATCAAGATGTAAAGTCGCTGACAACACTGGTGCTAAGGAAATCTTAGTAATTCGTTGCCTAGGTGGTAGCCGTCGTCGTTCAGCAAGCATTGGAGACATTGTTGTTGGAACAGTAAAACACGCTATTCCTGGTGGAACAGTTAAAAAAGGTGATGTCGTTAAAGCGGTAGTAGTTCGTACTAAATACGGTGTACGTCGTGAAAATGGATCATACATTAGTTTTGATGACAACGCAGTTGTTATCTTAAAAGATGATATGACTCCTCGCGGAACTCGTATTTTTGGACCGGTAGCTCGCGAGCTTCGTGAATATAATTTCATGAAAATCGTATCATTAGCACCGGAAGTGTTATAG
- the rpsH gene encoding 30S ribosomal protein S8, whose product MYVTDPIADLLTRVRNAIQAKHDVVEIPASKEKTEIARILKEEGFIRDYLVSGEGIKKTITIVLKYGPNNERVISGLKRISKPGKRVYAKTNEVPRVLNGLGIAIISTSEGMLTDKQARAKHVGGEVLAYVW is encoded by the coding sequence ATGTATGTAACAGATCCAATCGCTGATTTACTTACACGTGTTCGTAATGCTATTCAAGCAAAACACGATGTAGTTGAAATTCCAGCAAGTAAAGAAAAAACAGAAATCGCTAGAATTTTGAAAGAAGAAGGTTTTATCCGCGACTACCTAGTTAGTGGTGAAGGAATCAAGAAGACAATTACAATTGTTCTTAAATATGGTCCTAACAACGAACGAGTAATTAGCGGGTTAAAACGAATTTCAAAACCTGGTAAACGCGTATACGCGAAGACAAATGAAGTTCCACGTGTTCTTAACGGACTTGGAATTGCAATCATTTCAACTTCAGAAGGTATGCTAACAGACAAGCAAGCTCGCGCTAAACATGTTGGTGGCGAAGTCTTAGCTTACGTTTGGTAA
- the rplE gene encoding 50S ribosomal protein L5: protein MNLKEQYKNEVVAKLVEEFNYTSVMQTPKLEKIVVNMGVGEAINNTKFLDDAVADLEIITGQKPVITRAKKSIANFKLREDMPIGCKVTLRGQKMYDFLEKLIKVALPRVRDFRGINGGSFDGRGNYTMGVKEQLIFPEIDFDKVNKVRGMDITIVTTAKTDKEGYALLSMLGMPFKKEGN, encoded by the coding sequence ATGAACTTAAAAGAACAATACAAAAATGAAGTAGTTGCTAAATTAGTTGAAGAATTTAACTATACTTCAGTAATGCAAACACCTAAACTCGAAAAAATCGTAGTTAACATGGGTGTTGGTGAAGCAATCAACAACACAAAATTCTTAGATGATGCTGTTGCTGATTTAGAAATTATTACTGGTCAAAAACCAGTTATCACAAGAGCTAAAAAATCAATTGCTAACTTCAAATTACGTGAAGATATGCCTATTGGATGTAAAGTTACACTTCGTGGTCAAAAAATGTATGACTTCTTAGAAAAACTTATCAAAGTTGCTCTTCCTCGTGTACGTGACTTCCGTGGTATTAACGGTGGATCATTTGACGGACGTGGTAACTATACTATGGGTGTTAAAGAACAATTAATTTTCCCAGAAATTGATTTTGACAAAGTTAATAAAGTTCGTGGTATGGATATTACTATCGTTACTACAGCTAAAACAGATAAAGAAGGTTATGCTTTACTTTCAATGTTAGGCATGCCATTTAAAAAGGAGGGTAACTAA
- the map gene encoding type I methionyl aminopeptidase, which translates to MISTKSERELELMREAGRIAFECQEAVKAAIQPGVSTKHLDDIARNYILSQGATPAFLGYDGFPGSICASVNEVLVHGIPSSEVILKNGDIITIDVGAIYKGYYSDHAWTYPVGEISDEAQNLLKVTEESLFAGIEAAVAGNRIGDIGHAVMTVVQPFGYGLPVEYSGHGVGTSMHEAPYVPNVGVPNKGALLRKNMVIAIEPMVQIGTNKTSVLDDEWTVVSEDRSLTAHFEHTVVILEDSYEILTRTKEAFKHS; encoded by the coding sequence ATGATATCAACCAAGTCAGAACGTGAGTTAGAATTAATGCGCGAGGCAGGTAGAATTGCTTTTGAATGCCAAGAGGCAGTTAAAGCAGCAATCCAACCAGGCGTATCAACCAAACATTTGGATGATATTGCTCGTAACTATATTCTGAGTCAAGGTGCAACACCAGCGTTTCTTGGTTATGATGGATTTCCGGGTTCAATATGTGCTTCGGTAAATGAAGTTTTAGTTCATGGTATTCCTAGTTCAGAGGTAATCCTCAAGAATGGCGACATTATCACGATTGATGTTGGCGCTATTTATAAAGGTTATTACAGCGATCATGCTTGGACATATCCTGTTGGGGAAATAAGTGATGAAGCACAAAACTTATTAAAAGTAACTGAAGAGTCGTTATTTGCAGGAATTGAAGCTGCTGTAGCGGGAAATCGTATAGGAGATATTGGTCATGCAGTAATGACGGTTGTTCAACCATTTGGTTATGGACTACCTGTTGAATACTCAGGACACGGTGTCGGAACTTCGATGCATGAAGCTCCATACGTACCCAATGTTGGTGTTCCTAATAAAGGAGCGCTTCTTCGCAAAAATATGGTTATTGCGATTGAACCTATGGTTCAAATTGGAACCAATAAAACATCTGTATTAGATGATGAGTGGACTGTCGTTTCAGAAGACAGATCCTTAACAGCTCATTTTGAACATACAGTAGTAATTCTTGAAGATAGTTATGAAATTTTAACTCGAACAAAGGAGGCTTTTAAACACTCATGA
- the rplX gene encoding 50S ribosomal protein L24, which produces MRIKRGDNVQVITGSYKGTIGDVIEVSPKHDKVKVEGVNLIKKHMKPSQMNPEGGIIEQEAWIHVSNVMLYDAKAKAPSRVAYTEEKGKKVRVYKKSGAAVK; this is translated from the coding sequence ATGAGAATCAAACGTGGAGATAATGTTCAAGTAATTACAGGCTCATACAAGGGCACCATTGGTGATGTCATTGAAGTTTCACCTAAACATGACAAAGTTAAGGTTGAAGGTGTTAATTTAATTAAAAAACACATGAAACCAAGCCAAATGAACCCAGAGGGTGGTATTATTGAACAAGAAGCATGGATTCATGTTTCAAACGTAATGTTATACGATGCTAAAGCGAAAGCTCCAAGCCGTGTAGCTTACACAGAAGAAAAAGGTAAAAAAGTTCGCGTCTATAAAAAATCAGGCGCAGCAGTAAAATAA
- the rplR gene encoding 50S ribosomal protein L18 codes for MAKKISRNQERVRRHARVRRKVSGTQERPRLSVYRSNGNISAQVIDDVTGNTLVSAGSVQMKLANGGNIEAAAQVGNAVAKLALENGIKSVVFDRGGYIYHGRVKALAEAAREAGLEF; via the coding sequence ATGGCAAAAAAAATATCAAGAAATCAAGAACGAGTTCGTCGTCATGCTCGAGTTCGTCGTAAAGTCAGTGGAACGCAAGAACGCCCACGTCTTAGCGTGTATCGATCAAATGGAAACATTTCTGCACAAGTTATTGATGATGTTACAGGTAACACATTAGTATCAGCAGGATCGGTACAAATGAAACTCGCAAATGGCGGTAATATTGAGGCAGCAGCGCAAGTTGGTAACGCTGTAGCTAAATTAGCATTAGAAAATGGAATTAAATCTGTAGTGTTTGACCGTGGTGGTTATATTTATCATGGACGTGTTAAAGCATTAGCAGAGGCAGCTCGAGAAGCTGGACTAGAGTTTTAA
- the rplB gene encoding 50S ribosomal protein L2 has product MAIKHYKPTTPGRRGMTTLANEQLSKNVKPERSLVAPLSKTGGRGNTGRITTRHIGGGHKRQYRIIDFKRNKDDIPAKVATIEYDPNRSANIALLSYADGEKRYILAPKGLKVGDVIYSGASADIKVGNAKELGQMPEGTLVHNIELKPGRGAQLVRSAGTSAQVLGVEEKHVTVQLASGEVRKILSTCRATIGEVGNSEHSLVNIGKAGRKRHMGIRPTVRGSAMNPVDHPHGGGEGRTPIGRKSPMTPWGKKAMGVKTRRDKKASTKLIVRRRNDK; this is encoded by the coding sequence ATGGCAATTAAACATTATAAGCCAACTACTCCTGGACGTCGCGGGATGACAACTTTAGCTAACGAACAGTTATCTAAAAATGTTAAACCAGAACGTTCATTAGTAGCTCCACTAAGTAAAACTGGTGGACGTGGTAATACAGGACGTATTACAACTCGTCACATCGGTGGTGGACATAAACGTCAATACCGTATTATTGACTTCAAACGTAACAAAGATGATATTCCAGCAAAAGTTGCAACAATCGAATATGATCCAAACCGTTCAGCAAACATCGCTTTATTAAGCTACGCTGATGGTGAAAAACGTTATATTTTAGCTCCTAAAGGACTAAAAGTAGGCGACGTAATTTATAGTGGTGCATCAGCTGATATTAAAGTTGGTAACGCAAAAGAATTAGGTCAAATGCCTGAAGGTACATTAGTACATAATATCGAATTAAAACCAGGACGTGGAGCACAATTAGTGCGTTCAGCTGGAACATCAGCTCAAGTTCTTGGTGTTGAAGAAAAACATGTTACTGTTCAATTAGCATCTGGTGAAGTTCGTAAGATTTTATCAACATGCCGTGCAACAATCGGTGAGGTTGGAAACTCAGAACATTCATTAGTTAACATTGGTAAAGCTGGACGTAAACGTCACATGGGTATTCGCCCAACTGTACGTGGTTCTGCGATGAACCCTGTTGATCACCCTCATGGTGGTGGGGAAGGACGTACTCCAATCGGACGTAAGTCACCTATGACACCTTGGGGTAAAAAAGCTATGGGTGTTAAAACTCGTAGAGATAAAAAAGCATCGACTAAGTTAATTGTACGTCGACGCAATGATAAGTAG
- the rpsC gene encoding 30S ribosomal protein S3 — translation MGQKVHPIGMRVGVIRDWESRWYAEKDFANLLHEDKLIRDYIFKNLKDAYVSRVEIERSKNRVDIIIRTARPGVVIGVNGANIEKVKKDIAKISEGNTVNIKVLEVANPDLDAHLVARNIAEQLEQRASFRTAQKRTIQRTMRAGAKGIKTAVSGRLGGADMARSEGYSEGIVPLHTLRSDIDYAHYEANTQFGILGVKVWICRGEVLPGQKVQEPEAPKGGKFDRPRRRRNDRRPNNNPRNAKPAASAASKDEQGGN, via the coding sequence ATGGGACAAAAAGTACATCCGATCGGTATGCGCGTTGGTGTCATTCGTGATTGGGAATCACGTTGGTATGCTGAAAAAGATTTCGCAAATTTATTACACGAAGATAAATTAATTCGTGACTATATTTTCAAAAATCTTAAAGATGCATATGTATCACGCGTAGAAATCGAACGATCAAAGAATCGTGTTGACATCATTATCCGTACAGCTCGCCCAGGAGTTGTTATTGGAGTTAATGGTGCAAATATTGAAAAAGTTAAAAAAGATATTGCAAAAATCTCAGAAGGCAACACAGTTAACATTAAAGTGTTAGAAGTTGCTAACCCAGATTTAGATGCTCATTTAGTTGCTCGTAATATTGCGGAGCAATTAGAACAACGTGCATCATTTAGAACTGCTCAAAAACGTACAATTCAACGTACAATGCGTGCAGGTGCTAAAGGAATCAAAACTGCCGTTTCAGGCCGTTTAGGTGGAGCAGATATGGCTCGTTCAGAAGGTTATTCAGAGGGAATCGTTCCTCTTCATACACTTCGTTCAGACATTGACTACGCACACTATGAAGCTAATACTCAATTTGGTATCTTAGGTGTTAAAGTTTGGATCTGCCGCGGTGAAGTATTACCAGGTCAAAAGGTTCAAGAACCTGAAGCACCTAAGGGTGGTAAGTTTGATCGACCACGTCGTCGTCGTAACGACCGTCGTCCAAACAACAACCCACGTAATGCAAAACCAGCAGCTTCAGCTGCATCAAAAGACGAGCAAGGAGGTAACTAG